In the Nicotiana tabacum cultivar K326 chromosome 16, ASM71507v2, whole genome shotgun sequence genome, one interval contains:
- the LOC107762201 gene encoding beta-glucosidase 18-like: MEPAVFWHTCLAIFISFSGFMVSCHLTDQVSLSSNFLFGTASSSYQYEGAFLSDGKGLSNWDFFTHEAGHVKDGSNGDVAVDHYHRYLEDIKLMADMGVNSFRFSISWARILPKGRFGKVNMAGIEYYSKLIDALLLKGIQPFVTLTHYDIPQELEDRYGGWLNSQIQYDFSYFANICFKYFGDRVKYWITMNEASFVAISGYRDGSYPPARCSGIFGNCSAGGDSEREPFIAAHNMILSHAAAVRIYRTRYQKCQGGMIGITMGVEWYEPFSNSSEDIAATQRARSFYTNWFLDPIILGRYPEEMVQILGSNLPEFSVSDLRMLSYGLDFIGINHYSAVYIKDCLYSACEHGNSWSEGSYLTTTQRDGVYIGEPGEVDWQFVYPQGIEKVVMYIKDRFNNTPMFITENGFAGNSSSIEDALNDVHRVKYMHSYLNSLANAIRKGADVRGYFAWSLLDNFEWLDGYTIRFGLYYVNYTNLQRTPKLSATKYPELMCNFHIELEAHTAQK, from the exons ATGGAACCTGCAGTGTTTTGGCACACCTGCTTAGCAATTTTTATCTCCTTTTCTGGTTTCATGGTGTCATGTCATCTAACAGACCAAGTTTCATTGTCGAGCAATTTCTTGTTTGGAACGGCCTCTTCATCTTACCAG TATGAAGGAGCTTTCCTCAGTGATGGGAAAGGCCTCAGCAACTGGGACTTTTTTACCCATGAAGCTG GTCATGTTAAGGATGGAAGCAATGGAGATGTTGCTGTTGATCACTACCATCGTTATTTG GAGGACATCAAACTCATGGCAGATATGGGTGTGAATAGCTTTCGTTTCTCTATCTCATGGGCAAGAATTCTACCTA AGGGCAGATTTGGAAAAGTTAATATGGCCGGAATTGAGTACTACAGTAAGCTCATTGATGCACTCCTACTGAAAG GGATCCAACCGTTTGTCACATTAACACATTATGACATACCACAAGAACTTGAGGACAGATATGGTGGTTGGCTAAATTCACAGATACA GTATGATTTTAGCTATTTTGCAAACATATGCTTCAAATACTTCGGAGATAGAGTTAAATATTGGATAACGATGAATGAGGCTAGCTTCGTGGCCATTAGTGGCTATAGAGATGGGAGTTACCCTCCAGCTCGATGCTCTGGTATATTTGGGAATTGTAGTGCTGGCGGGGATTCAGAAAGGGAGCCCTTCATTGCAGCTCACAATATGATCCTATCTCATGCAGCTGCTGTCCGCATTTACCGCACCAGATATCAG AAATGTCAAGGAGGCATGATTGGCATTACTATGGGTGTCGAATGGTATGAACCGTTTAGCAActcctcagaagacatagctgcaACTCAAAGAGCTCGATCATTCTATACCAATTG GTTTTTAGACCCTATTATATTAGGAAGATATCCTGAAGAAATGGTACAAATTTTGGGATCTAATCTTCCAGAATTTTCAGTGAGTGATTTGAGAATGTTGAGTTATGGCCTAGATTTCATTGGCATCAATCATTATTCAGCTGTTTATATCAAAGATTGCTTATATTCTGCCTGTGAACATGGAAACTCTTGGTCAGAGGGTTCTTATTTAACGACTACACAAAGAGACGGTGTCTACATCGGGGAACCT GGGGAAGTGGACTGGCAATTTGTGTATCCACAAGGGATTGAAAAAGTTGTGATGTATATAAAGGACAGATTCAACAATACTCCTATGTTTATCACTGAAAATG GCTTTGCTGGGAACAGTTCTTCTATAGAGGATGCCTTGAACGATGTTCATAGAGTGAAATACATGCATAGCTACTTAAATTCATTGGCAAATGCAATCAGGAAAGGTGCAGATGTAAGGGGGTACTTTGCTTGGTCCCTTCTTGATAACTTTGAGTGGCTAGATGGATATACCATAAGATTTGGACTTTACTATGTCAACTACACAAATCTCCAGAGAACTCCAAAACTATCAGCCACTAAGTATCCAGAGCTCATGTGTAACTTTCACATAGAGCTTGAAGCACATACTGCCCAGAAATAG